One Arthrobacter sp. FW306-07-I genomic window carries:
- a CDS encoding glycoside hydrolase family 3 protein, whose product MSPEQKAGQVLLPFFKGNQVEAHAALIQRLHLAGSIIMGDNVPLDGQGNVDVAAMGAVNQRLLQAVAADGRRWPGIIGVDQEGGAVARLGAPLTEWPTPMSYGAAGNPDLTRKAGKGLAGELAPLGFDLDFAPDTDVTIGPSDPTIGSRSMSADPVAAATHGVAFSQGMLDAGVLPSVKHFPGHGSVTADSHLSLPVQPAGIDALRARDWKPFQAAVAAGLPIVMTGHIAVPALEPGVPSSLSAPSYAALRGLGFKGVAVTDALNMGAVDNQYPAGAAAVKALTAGADLLLMPADVAQAHAAIVQALAAGTLPGARLDEAAQRVATMMIWHARATPAPGTPGAGAPAGSAAPLSAQVSASAVTVVSGPCSGPLVPGSVRVAGGGPGDRERFEAAAARAGLEVGAGPLVNLIGFGGKPVGGDIAVALDAPWPLQGSSAPVKLALYGRTDAAFDALAAVLAGKAPAPGKLPAAVGPFPAGTGCP is encoded by the coding sequence ATGTCGCCTGAACAGAAGGCCGGGCAGGTCCTGCTCCCGTTCTTCAAGGGCAACCAGGTGGAGGCCCACGCCGCGCTCATCCAGCGCCTGCATCTTGCGGGTTCCATCATCATGGGGGACAACGTGCCCCTTGACGGGCAAGGCAACGTCGACGTGGCCGCCATGGGAGCCGTGAACCAGCGGCTGCTGCAGGCTGTTGCGGCCGACGGCCGGCGCTGGCCCGGGATCATCGGCGTGGACCAGGAAGGCGGTGCGGTGGCACGCCTCGGGGCCCCCCTCACCGAGTGGCCCACGCCCATGAGCTACGGCGCCGCCGGAAACCCGGACCTGACGCGCAAAGCCGGCAAAGGCCTCGCGGGTGAGCTGGCGCCGCTGGGCTTCGACCTGGACTTCGCCCCGGACACTGACGTGACCATCGGGCCCAGCGACCCCACCATCGGGTCCCGGTCCATGTCCGCCGATCCGGTGGCAGCGGCAACCCATGGGGTGGCGTTTTCGCAGGGCATGCTGGACGCCGGGGTGCTTCCCAGCGTCAAGCACTTTCCGGGGCACGGATCCGTGACTGCAGACTCGCACCTGAGCCTCCCCGTCCAGCCGGCCGGCATCGATGCGCTCAGGGCCCGGGACTGGAAGCCGTTCCAGGCCGCCGTCGCCGCGGGCCTTCCGATCGTCATGACCGGGCACATCGCCGTGCCTGCGCTGGAACCCGGCGTGCCGTCGTCGCTTTCTGCCCCAAGTTACGCAGCATTGAGGGGGCTGGGCTTCAAGGGTGTGGCCGTCACTGACGCGCTGAACATGGGTGCGGTGGACAACCAGTACCCCGCCGGCGCTGCCGCGGTGAAGGCGCTCACCGCCGGTGCCGACCTGCTGCTGATGCCTGCTGACGTGGCACAGGCCCATGCCGCCATCGTCCAGGCGCTGGCCGCAGGCACCCTTCCCGGCGCCCGGCTGGATGAGGCAGCGCAGCGGGTGGCCACCATGATGATCTGGCATGCCCGGGCCACGCCTGCTCCCGGAACGCCGGGTGCCGGTGCTCCGGCCGGAAGCGCCGCGCCCTTGTCTGCCCAGGTGTCCGCGTCCGCCGTCACGGTGGTGTCCGGCCCCTGTTCCGGACCATTGGTGCCCGGCTCGGTGCGCGTGGCCGGCGGCGGACCGGGGGACCGGGAGCGGTTCGAGGCCGCCGCTGCCCGGGCCGGCCTCGAAGTCGGGGCGGGACCCCTGGTCAACCTGATCGGCTTTGGCGGGAAACCGGTTGGCGGTGACATCGCCGTGGCCCTGGATGCCCCCTGGCCGCTGCAGGGCTCCAGCGCGCCGGTGAAGCTGGCACTCTATGGCCGTACCGACGCCGCTTTCGACGCACTGGCCGCCGTGCTGGCCGGAAAGGCGCCCGCCCCCGGGAAGCTGCCCGCCGCCGTCGGGCCCTTTCCTGCGGGAACCGGCTGCCCCTGA
- a CDS encoding shikimate 5-dehydrogenase, translated as MTLCISLSARPSNNGTRFHNHLYGQLDLNWIYKAFAPTNLEQAIAGVRGLGIRGCAISMPYKEDVIALADEMDPSAKAIDSVNTIVNTDGHLKAYNTDYTAIEQLLATNAVPTNYSVLVQGAGGMAKATVAALRDAGFEDVTVIARNEGAGRALADQYGFQWRAALDGGTADLIINVTPIGMAGGAEADSLAFPAEAIEAARVVFDVVALPAETPLIRAARAAGKPVITGAEVATIQALEQFVLYTGVRPTAEQVRAAEEFMRAQ; from the coding sequence ATGACCCTCTGCATCTCGCTCTCGGCCCGGCCCAGCAACAACGGGACCCGGTTCCACAACCACCTGTACGGACAATTGGACCTGAACTGGATTTACAAGGCGTTCGCGCCTACCAACCTGGAGCAGGCCATCGCGGGCGTCCGCGGGCTGGGCATCCGCGGCTGCGCCATCTCCATGCCATACAAGGAAGACGTCATCGCGCTCGCGGACGAGATGGATCCCTCTGCCAAGGCCATCGACTCCGTGAACACCATCGTGAACACGGACGGGCACCTGAAGGCGTACAACACCGACTACACGGCAATTGAGCAGCTGCTGGCCACCAATGCGGTGCCCACCAACTATTCCGTGCTGGTCCAGGGCGCGGGTGGGATGGCGAAGGCCACGGTCGCTGCCTTACGGGACGCCGGCTTCGAGGACGTCACCGTCATCGCCCGGAACGAGGGCGCCGGGCGTGCGCTCGCTGACCAGTACGGCTTCCAGTGGCGGGCAGCGCTCGACGGCGGGACGGCCGACCTGATCATCAACGTCACCCCCATCGGCATGGCGGGAGGGGCGGAAGCGGACAGCCTGGCTTTTCCTGCCGAAGCCATCGAGGCCGCCCGCGTGGTGTTCGACGTGGTGGCGCTGCCTGCCGAAACGCCGCTGATCCGCGCTGCCAGGGCAGCCGGCAAGCCAGTCATTACCGGGGCGGAGGTGGCCACCATCCAGGCGCTGGAGCAGTTCGTCCTGTACACGGGGGTGCGGCCGACGGCAGAGCAGGTGCGGGCCGCCGAGGAGTTCATGCGCGCCCAGTAG
- the groES gene encoding co-chaperone GroES has product MSVSIKPLEDRIVVRPLEAEQTTASGLVIPDSAQEKPQEGEVVAVGPGRFEDGNRVPVDVAVGDVVIYSKYGGTEVKTGGTEYLVLSARDVLAIVVK; this is encoded by the coding sequence GTGTCGGTCTCTATTAAGCCTCTTGAGGATCGTATTGTTGTCCGCCCGCTCGAAGCCGAGCAGACCACGGCTTCCGGCCTGGTCATCCCGGACTCCGCACAGGAGAAGCCGCAGGAAGGCGAAGTTGTCGCAGTAGGCCCCGGCCGCTTCGAAGACGGCAACCGCGTCCCCGTTGACGTAGCAGTTGGCGACGTCGTCATCTACTCCAAGTACGGCGGAACCGAAGTCAAGACCGGCGGCACGGAGTACCTTGTGCTCTCCGCCCGCGACGTCCTGGCGATCGTCGTAAAGTAA
- a CDS encoding class I SAM-dependent methyltransferase, with translation MAHAPQDQIAQDQIAPLLTPEGWELLASLGPYRDEDSFELNSALRKAGHSPELVSAVLTQSRLRTRAAAKFGEFARQMLFTQAGLEQATRLNVAAHHARRFAAAGIGHVADLGCGLGADSLALASLDINVTAVEMDETTAACATVNLIPFPNATVVHADAEAVPLEGIDGVWLDPARRVTSTSGTKRIWDPEAFSPPLSFVESLAAGGKAVGVKMGPGMPHESVPAGCEAQWVSVGGDVTEVTLWFNAVRRPGVRRAALVLGSQGPAELTSGEDFGAGPTAPVGPVEGYLYEPDGAVIRAGLVADVALELGGHLVDEHIAYICAPELLDTPFAKAYKVLQVMPYNVKALKAWVKQEGITVLDIKKRGTAVTPEELRKQLLPGGKNTKKGGKTATLVLTRIGEDRVAIVVEPV, from the coding sequence ATGGCTCACGCTCCCCAGGACCAGATCGCACAGGACCAGATCGCACCGCTGCTGACCCCCGAAGGCTGGGAGTTGCTGGCATCGCTGGGCCCCTACCGGGACGAGGATTCGTTCGAGCTCAATTCGGCCCTCCGGAAGGCCGGGCACTCCCCCGAGCTCGTGTCCGCCGTGCTCACGCAGTCGCGGCTGCGCACCCGGGCAGCGGCGAAATTCGGCGAGTTTGCCCGCCAGATGCTCTTCACCCAGGCCGGACTGGAGCAGGCCACGCGCCTGAACGTCGCCGCCCACCATGCGCGGCGTTTCGCGGCTGCCGGGATCGGCCACGTGGCGGACCTGGGCTGCGGCCTCGGCGCCGACTCACTGGCCCTGGCCTCCCTGGACATCAACGTCACCGCGGTGGAAATGGATGAAACCACCGCGGCATGCGCAACGGTGAACCTCATCCCGTTTCCCAACGCCACGGTGGTCCACGCCGACGCGGAGGCGGTCCCGCTGGAAGGGATCGACGGCGTCTGGCTGGATCCGGCCCGCCGGGTCACCTCCACCTCGGGCACCAAACGGATTTGGGACCCCGAGGCGTTCTCACCGCCGTTGTCCTTCGTGGAGTCGCTGGCCGCCGGGGGGAAGGCCGTGGGCGTGAAGATGGGCCCGGGCATGCCGCACGAATCCGTGCCCGCCGGGTGCGAGGCGCAGTGGGTGTCGGTGGGCGGGGACGTCACCGAGGTGACCTTGTGGTTCAACGCCGTACGCAGGCCCGGCGTCCGCCGCGCTGCCCTGGTCCTGGGTTCCCAGGGGCCGGCCGAACTGACCAGCGGCGAGGACTTCGGCGCAGGCCCGACGGCGCCGGTGGGACCGGTGGAGGGGTATCTGTACGAGCCCGACGGTGCCGTGATCCGCGCCGGTTTGGTGGCGGACGTGGCGCTGGAACTCGGCGGGCATTTGGTGGATGAGCACATCGCCTACATCTGCGCCCCGGAGCTCCTGGACACCCCGTTTGCCAAGGCCTACAAAGTCCTCCAGGTCATGCCCTACAACGTCAAGGCCTTGAAGGCCTGGGTGAAGCAGGAGGGCATCACCGTGCTGGACATCAAGAAGCGCGGCACCGCGGTGACCCCGGAAGAGCTGCGGAAGCAGCTGCTGCCGGGCGGGAAAAACACCAAAAAGGGCGGCAAAACGGCCACCCTGGTCCTGACCCGCATCGGCGAGGACCGGGTGGCCATCGTGGTGGAACCCGTCTGA
- the groL gene encoding chaperonin GroEL (60 kDa chaperone family; promotes refolding of misfolded polypeptides especially under stressful conditions; forms two stacked rings of heptamers to form a barrel-shaped 14mer; ends can be capped by GroES; misfolded proteins enter the barrel where they are refolded when GroES binds) has protein sequence MAKQLAFNDAARRSLEAGIDKLANTVKVTLGPRGRNVVLDKKWGAPTITNDGVTIAREVELDDPYENLGAQLAKEVATKTNDVAGDGTTTATVLAQALVKEGLRNVAAGAAPGQIKRGIEVAVEAVAARLLENARPVEGTQVANVAAISAQSDEIGELLAEAFGKVGKDGVITIEESSTTQTELVLTEGMQFDKGYLSPYFVTDAERQEAVLEDALILINQGKISSIQEFLPLLEKALQASKPLFIIAEDVEGEALSTLIVNRIRGTLNVVAVKAPGFGDRRKAMLQDIATLTGAQVVSPELGLSLDSVGLEVLGTARRITVTKDNTTIVDGAGSAEDVSARVAQLRAELTRTDSDWDREKLQERLAKLAGGIGVIKVGAATEVELKEKKHRIEDAVSSTRAALEEGIVAGGGSALVHALKALDEDASVKALEGDAAAAVGIVRRALVQPLRWIAQNAGFDGYVVAAKVADAEVNNGFNAKSGEYEDLIGAGVIDPVKVTRAALRNAASIAALVLTTETLVVEKPAEEDEHAGHSH, from the coding sequence ATGGCAAAGCAGCTTGCGTTTAATGACGCTGCCCGCCGGTCTCTTGAGGCCGGCATCGATAAGCTCGCGAACACCGTCAAGGTGACGCTCGGCCCCCGCGGCCGCAACGTCGTCCTGGACAAGAAGTGGGGCGCCCCCACCATCACGAACGACGGCGTCACCATCGCCCGCGAAGTGGAACTGGACGATCCCTACGAGAACCTTGGCGCCCAGCTGGCCAAGGAAGTAGCTACCAAGACCAACGACGTTGCCGGCGACGGCACCACCACCGCCACCGTCCTGGCCCAGGCACTGGTCAAGGAAGGCCTGCGCAACGTTGCCGCCGGCGCTGCCCCCGGCCAGATCAAGCGCGGCATCGAAGTTGCGGTTGAAGCCGTGGCTGCCCGCCTGCTCGAGAACGCCCGGCCGGTTGAAGGCACCCAGGTGGCAAACGTTGCCGCCATCTCCGCCCAGAGCGACGAAATCGGCGAGCTCCTCGCCGAGGCCTTCGGCAAGGTGGGCAAGGATGGCGTCATCACCATCGAAGAGTCGTCCACCACCCAGACGGAACTGGTCCTCACCGAGGGCATGCAGTTCGACAAGGGTTACCTGTCCCCGTACTTCGTCACCGACGCGGAGCGCCAGGAAGCTGTCCTCGAGGACGCCCTCATCCTGATCAACCAGGGCAAGATCTCCTCCATCCAGGAGTTCCTGCCGCTGCTCGAAAAGGCGCTGCAGGCCTCCAAGCCGCTGTTCATCATTGCCGAGGACGTTGAGGGCGAGGCCCTGTCCACGCTGATCGTCAACCGCATCCGCGGCACCCTGAACGTCGTTGCCGTCAAGGCTCCGGGCTTCGGTGACCGACGCAAGGCCATGCTGCAGGACATCGCCACCCTCACCGGTGCGCAGGTTGTCTCACCGGAGCTGGGCCTGAGCCTGGACTCCGTTGGCCTGGAGGTGCTGGGTACCGCCCGCCGCATCACCGTCACCAAGGACAACACCACCATCGTGGACGGCGCCGGTTCGGCTGAGGACGTGTCAGCACGCGTTGCCCAGCTGCGCGCCGAGCTGACCCGCACCGACTCCGACTGGGACCGCGAAAAGCTCCAGGAGCGCCTGGCCAAGCTGGCCGGCGGCATCGGCGTCATCAAGGTCGGTGCTGCCACCGAGGTTGAGCTGAAGGAAAAGAAGCACCGCATCGAGGACGCCGTGTCCTCCACCCGCGCTGCCCTCGAAGAAGGCATCGTGGCAGGCGGCGGTTCCGCCCTGGTCCACGCCCTCAAGGCACTGGATGAGGACGCTTCGGTCAAGGCCCTCGAAGGCGACGCCGCAGCAGCTGTCGGCATCGTCCGCCGGGCACTGGTTCAGCCGCTGCGCTGGATCGCCCAGAACGCCGGCTTCGACGGCTACGTGGTGGCTGCCAAGGTTGCCGACGCCGAGGTCAACAACGGCTTCAACGCCAAGTCCGGCGAGTACGAGGACCTGATCGGCGCGGGCGTCATCGACCCCGTCAAGGTCACCCGTGCAGCCCTCCGCAACGCGGCCTCCATCGCTGCCCTGGTTCTCACCACCGAGACCCTGGTCGTGGAGAAGCCGGCCGAAGAGGACGAGCACGCAGGCCACAGCCACTAG